In a genomic window of Salegentibacter salegens:
- a CDS encoding Gfo/Idh/MocA family protein, with the protein MLKVGVLGAGHLGKIHLKLLNQSEKYELVGFYDANSENAEKISAEFGYKNFDTIEDLIVAVDMVDVVTPTLSHFEVAKKTISAGKHLFIEKPITNTFAEAEELIALAKKHGVKGQVGHVERFNPAFRAVASRIENPMFIEAHRLAEFNPRGTDVPVVLDLMIHDIDAVLSVVKSKVKNINASGVSVISDTPDIANARIEFENGCVANLTASRISMKNMRKSRFFQRDAYISVDFLEKKCEVVKMKDAPENPDDYAMILQNAEGVKKQIYFDNPDVSPNNAILDELETFADAINNDTTPIVTLEQGAEALRVANGVIESFSK; encoded by the coding sequence ATGTTGAAAGTCGGCGTGCTTGGTGCAGGACACTTAGGAAAGATCCATCTCAAATTACTTAATCAGTCTGAAAAGTACGAACTCGTAGGTTTCTACGATGCTAATTCAGAAAATGCTGAAAAGATTTCTGCGGAATTCGGTTATAAAAATTTTGATACTATAGAAGACCTCATCGTAGCAGTAGATATGGTAGATGTAGTAACCCCGACCCTTTCCCATTTTGAAGTCGCTAAAAAGACAATTAGCGCTGGGAAGCATCTTTTTATAGAAAAACCCATCACCAACACTTTTGCTGAAGCTGAAGAACTTATCGCTTTAGCCAAAAAACACGGCGTAAAAGGCCAGGTTGGCCACGTAGAACGCTTTAATCCTGCTTTTAGAGCTGTAGCTTCCCGAATTGAAAATCCTATGTTTATTGAGGCGCATCGCCTTGCAGAATTCAATCCGCGTGGTACTGATGTTCCCGTGGTTTTAGATTTAATGATCCACGATATTGATGCGGTTTTAAGCGTAGTAAAGTCTAAGGTTAAAAATATTAATGCCAGCGGAGTTTCAGTAATTAGTGATACCCCAGATATTGCCAATGCAAGAATTGAATTTGAAAACGGATGCGTAGCCAACTTAACCGCCAGCCGAATTTCAATGAAAAATATGCGTAAATCCAGGTTTTTTCAGCGAGACGCTTACATTTCGGTAGATTTTCTGGAGAAAAAATGCGAGGTGGTGAAAATGAAAGATGCGCCCGAAAATCCCGATGATTACGCGATGATCTTGCAAAATGCTGAAGGAGTGAAAAAACAGATCTATTTTGATAATCCGGATGTTTCTCCAAACAACGCGATTTTAGACGAGTTGGAAACTTTTGCCGATGCCATAAATAATGATACCACTCCAATAGTGACGCTGGAACAGGGCGCTGAAGCTTTGCGCGTTGCCAATGGAGTTATTGAAAGTTTTAGTAAATAA
- a CDS encoding 3-hydroxyacyl-CoA dehydrogenase family protein, with the protein MKNIAVIGAGTMGNGIAHTFAQFGYKVNLIDISEESLDKGMKTISGNLDRMVSKEKISEADKEATLNNITTFTDIPKGVKEIDLVVEAATENEDLKLKIFKQLDSNCSATTILASNTSSISITKIASVVSNPERVIGMHFMNPVPIMKLVEIIRGYNTSDKVTKSIMELSENLKKVPVEANDYPGFVANRILMPMINEAIETFYNNVAGVKEIDTVMKLGMAHPMGPLQLADFIGLDVCHSILEVMYEGFKNPKYAPCPLLTNMVMAGKLGIKSGEGFYDYSESKKAEKVSAQFS; encoded by the coding sequence ATGAAAAATATAGCAGTTATAGGAGCAGGAACCATGGGCAACGGAATCGCTCACACTTTTGCTCAATTTGGATACAAAGTAAACCTTATAGACATTTCAGAAGAAAGTCTGGATAAGGGAATGAAAACTATTTCGGGAAATTTAGATCGAATGGTTTCCAAAGAAAAAATAAGCGAAGCAGATAAAGAAGCTACACTAAACAACATTACCACTTTCACAGATATTCCTAAAGGTGTAAAAGAAATAGACCTTGTAGTTGAAGCAGCTACAGAAAATGAAGACCTAAAACTTAAGATCTTTAAGCAACTGGACTCAAATTGTTCGGCAACAACCATTTTGGCGAGTAATACTTCTTCTATTTCTATTACAAAAATCGCTTCTGTAGTTTCCAATCCGGAGCGTGTAATTGGAATGCACTTTATGAATCCGGTGCCAATTATGAAACTGGTAGAGATTATTCGCGGTTACAATACCAGCGATAAGGTTACTAAAAGCATTATGGAACTTTCAGAAAACCTGAAAAAAGTTCCTGTTGAAGCTAACGATTACCCGGGCTTTGTTGCCAACCGCATTTTGATGCCCATGATAAACGAGGCGATTGAAACTTTTTACAACAACGTTGCCGGCGTTAAGGAAATTGACACTGTAATGAAATTAGGAATGGCGCACCCAATGGGTCCGCTTCAGTTAGCCGATTTTATTGGTTTAGATGTTTGTCATTCTATCCTGGAGGTAATGTACGAAGGTTTTAAAAATCCAAAATACGCACCTTGCCCGTTATTAACCAATATGGTGATGGCCGGAAAACTGGGAATAAAATCTGGGGAAGGTTTTTACGATTATTCTGAAAGCAAAAAAGCCGAAAAGGTTTCTGCGCAATTCAGCTAA
- a CDS encoding DUF1015 domain-containing protein encodes MTKILPFRAVRPQRAKAGLVATKSFEDYTEAEIRAILQYNPYSFLHILNPGYKFQHEITGGQRFQMVKNRYLEFREESSFIKDENPAYYLYKIVSRESSCCGIIAAASAEDYKNNLIKKHEDTIARRETLFKDYLKVVGFNTEPVLLTYPDNSTINKVIDQVMETRAEYEFATANREIHYLWKIDQEELLNQIQQEFDKMPHLYIADGHHRSASSYLLAQESRKANPNHTGKEPYNFFMSYLISESNLRIHEYSRLITDLNGHTKEEFLIQLDEYFRIENHGMEVYKPLQKHHFNMYLDGEFYSLYLRKTNYEFGDSLTKLDPYILYKKVLQPILGIEDLRNDKRISYIHGKNDLIELKTRIDKGEFAVGFGMLPLSIEEIKETADEGLTMPPKSTYIEPKLLNGLTIYEFETN; translated from the coding sequence TTGACAAAAATACTTCCATTTAGAGCGGTTAGACCGCAACGGGCCAAAGCCGGCCTTGTAGCTACAAAATCTTTTGAAGATTATACTGAAGCTGAAATAAGAGCAATTTTACAATATAACCCGTATTCATTTTTACATATTCTGAATCCGGGTTATAAATTTCAGCACGAGATTACCGGGGGCCAGCGTTTTCAAATGGTAAAAAACCGTTACCTGGAATTTAGGGAAGAAAGTTCTTTTATAAAAGATGAAAATCCGGCTTACTACCTTTATAAAATTGTAAGCAGGGAAAGTAGTTGCTGCGGAATTATCGCCGCGGCCAGTGCTGAGGATTATAAAAATAATCTTATAAAAAAGCACGAAGATACTATTGCCCGCCGTGAGACTTTATTCAAAGATTATCTTAAGGTGGTAGGTTTTAACACCGAACCTGTACTCCTCACCTATCCCGATAATTCTACAATAAATAAAGTTATTGACCAGGTTATGGAAACCCGGGCCGAATACGAATTTGCCACTGCAAACCGGGAAATTCATTATCTCTGGAAAATAGATCAGGAAGAATTATTAAACCAAATTCAGCAAGAATTTGACAAAATGCCGCATTTGTATATTGCAGATGGCCATCATCGTAGCGCTTCATCTTATTTACTGGCCCAGGAATCCAGGAAGGCTAATCCAAACCATACCGGAAAAGAACCTTATAACTTTTTTATGAGTTACCTTATTTCAGAGAGTAACCTTAGAATTCACGAATACAGTAGGCTAATCACCGATTTAAACGGACATACAAAAGAAGAATTTCTTATACAGCTAGATGAATATTTCAGAATTGAAAATCACGGGATGGAAGTTTATAAACCTTTGCAAAAACATCATTTTAATATGTATTTAGACGGGGAATTTTATTCGCTTTATTTGCGAAAAACAAACTATGAATTTGGGGATTCTTTGACTAAATTAGATCCATATATTTTGTATAAAAAGGTGCTTCAGCCAATTTTGGGAATTGAAGACCTAAGAAATGATAAGCGTATTTCTTATATTCACGGTAAGAATGATTTAATTGAGCTTAAAACTCGTATAGATAAAGGGGAATTTGCAGTCGGTTTTGGAATGCTTCCTCTTAGTATTGAGGAAATAAAGGAAACCGCCGACGAAGGCTTAACGATGCCCCCAAAAAGCACCTATATTGAACCCAAACTTTTAAACGGTCTAACCATTTACGAGTTTGAAACCAACTAA
- a CDS encoding YggS family pyridoxal phosphate-dependent enzyme, with the protein MSISENIKKYSAELPENITLVAISKTKPIEDLVEAYEAGQRQFGENKIQEMTEKWEKLPKDIEWHMVGHVQRNKVKYMAPYVSLIHAVDSLKLLKEINKEADKNERSIDCLLQIKIAEEDSKYGISSEEAKEILDSEKFKSLNNVKVKGLMGMATFTEDETQVKKEFEHLKSVFDDFKETYSNMNILSMGMSGDYKIALDCGSNMVRIGSDIFGERNY; encoded by the coding sequence ATGAGTATTTCTGAAAATATAAAAAAATATAGCGCTGAACTCCCTGAAAACATTACTCTCGTAGCTATTTCAAAAACAAAACCTATAGAAGATCTTGTAGAAGCATATGAAGCAGGCCAAAGACAATTTGGAGAGAATAAGATCCAGGAAATGACCGAAAAATGGGAAAAACTTCCCAAAGATATTGAATGGCATATGGTGGGGCACGTGCAGCGAAACAAGGTGAAATATATGGCGCCTTATGTTTCCCTGATTCACGCGGTAGATAGTTTAAAATTATTGAAAGAAATTAATAAGGAAGCCGACAAAAATGAACGTTCTATAGATTGCCTTCTTCAAATTAAAATTGCTGAAGAAGATAGTAAATATGGAATTTCTTCTGAAGAAGCTAAAGAAATATTAGATTCAGAAAAGTTTAAAAGCTTAAATAATGTAAAAGTAAAAGGCCTTATGGGAATGGCAACTTTTACCGAAGATGAAACTCAGGTTAAAAAAGAATTTGAACACCTTAAATCGGTTTTTGACGATTTTAAAGAGACATATTCAAATATGAATATCCTTTCTATGGGAATGAGCGGTGACTATAAAATCGCTCTAGATTGCGGTAGCAATATGGTACGCATAGGGAGTGATATTTTTGGTGAACGGAATTATTAA